A section of the Enterococcus montenegrensis genome encodes:
- a CDS encoding nucleobase:cation symporter-2 family protein, translating into MDKQTQNGKAAVLGLQHLLAMYAGAVAVPLLIGTGLGFNETQMTYLISIDIFMCGIATLLQLTVTKFFGIGLPVVLGCAIQAVAPLILIGSKSGVGAIYGSIIASGIFVVLVAGFFSKIKKLFPSLVTGTVITVIGLTLIPVAITKMGGGDVTAQNFGDPNQLILAFVTILLIVGVQVFAKGFLRSISVLVGLVGGTLLACLMGLVDFAAIGHAPVFHIPQPFYFGKPTFDVWSILLMIIISIVSMVESTGVYFALGDITGKKITEDDLKRGYRAEGLAVILGGIFNTFPYTGFSQNVGLVQLSGIKTKKPIYFSAIFLIILGLFPKIGAIAQIIPEPVLGGGMLVMFGMVAVQGMKMLSKVDFNNDKNLLIIAVSISFGLGFNLMPQLFSQLPETVQMFTGNGIVMSSLTAIILNLVFNGLKDDEKVVID; encoded by the coding sequence TTGGATAAGCAGACACAAAACGGAAAAGCAGCCGTATTAGGGTTGCAACACTTACTTGCGATGTATGCCGGTGCCGTGGCAGTGCCACTTTTAATCGGAACAGGTTTAGGTTTTAACGAAACACAAATGACCTATTTAATTTCTATTGATATTTTCATGTGTGGGATTGCAACGCTTTTACAATTAACAGTAACGAAATTTTTTGGCATTGGCTTACCGGTAGTTTTAGGGTGTGCCATTCAAGCTGTTGCCCCGTTGATTTTGATTGGTAGTAAATCAGGTGTTGGTGCCATTTATGGTTCCATTATTGCTTCTGGAATTTTTGTAGTTTTAGTAGCAGGTTTCTTTTCAAAGATTAAAAAATTGTTTCCCTCATTGGTAACAGGAACAGTTATTACAGTGATTGGATTAACTTTAATTCCGGTTGCCATTACCAAAATGGGTGGCGGCGATGTGACAGCTCAAAATTTCGGTGATCCCAATCAATTGATTTTAGCTTTTGTCACCATTTTATTAATTGTTGGTGTTCAAGTTTTCGCTAAGGGATTCTTGCGATCAATTTCTGTTTTAGTCGGACTTGTGGGGGGAACACTACTGGCTTGTTTGATGGGATTAGTTGATTTTGCTGCAATTGGTCACGCACCTGTTTTCCATATTCCGCAACCATTTTACTTTGGAAAGCCAACTTTTGATGTTTGGTCGATTTTACTTATGATTATCATCTCGATTGTCAGCATGGTAGAGTCAACGGGCGTTTATTTTGCGCTAGGAGATATTACGGGTAAAAAAATTACAGAAGATGATCTTAAACGCGGGTACCGCGCAGAAGGTTTGGCAGTTATTTTAGGTGGCATTTTTAATACATTTCCATATACTGGTTTTTCTCAAAATGTTGGCTTGGTACAACTATCAGGGATTAAGACGAAAAAACCAATTTATTTTTCAGCTATTTTCTTAATTATTTTAGGACTTTTCCCTAAAATTGGTGCTATTGCTCAAATTATTCCTGAACCCGTTTTAGGTGGGGGGATGTTAGTTATGTTTGGTATGGTGGCTGTTCAAGGGATGAAGATGTTGTCAAAAGTTGATTTTAACAACGATAAAAATTTGTTGATTATTGCTGTGTCCATTAGTTTTGGCTTAGGCTTTAACTTAATGCCACAACTTTTTAGCCAATTACCAGAGACTGTTCAAATGTTCACCGGTAATGGGATTGTTATGAGTAGTTTAACTGCGATTATTTTAAATCTTGTCTTTAACGGTTTGAAAGATGATGAAAAAGTCGTGATTGATTAG
- the purE gene encoding 5-(carboxyamino)imidazole ribonucleotide mutase — protein MTAEVAIIMGSVSDWETMKHACEQLDELEISYTKQVVSAHRTPDLMFEFAEGAREKGIKIIIAGAGGAAHLPGMVAAKTTLPVIGVPVKSRTLNGLDSLLSIVQMPAGVPVATTAIGQAGATNAGLLAAQMLSMYDLGIAQKLAEKRAKMREIVMESSDQLG, from the coding sequence ATGACAGCAGAAGTTGCAATAATTATGGGAAGCGTATCCGATTGGGAAACAATGAAACACGCTTGTGAGCAGTTGGATGAATTAGAAATCAGCTATACAAAACAAGTTGTATCTGCCCACAGAACACCAGATTTAATGTTTGAATTTGCCGAGGGTGCAAGAGAAAAAGGAATAAAAATAATCATTGCCGGTGCCGGTGGCGCTGCACATTTACCTGGTATGGTCGCTGCCAAAACAACGTTGCCAGTAATTGGTGTTCCAGTTAAATCACGAACATTAAATGGTTTGGATTCTTTGCTTTCGATTGTGCAAATGCCAGCTGGAGTGCCGGTTGCGACGACGGCAATAGGACAAGCTGGTGCAACAAACGCCGGACTACTTGCGGCGCAGATGCTTTCCATGTATGATTTAGGCATAGCGCAAAAATTAGCTGAAAAGAGAGCGAAGATGCGTGAGATTGTGATGGAAAGTAGTGATCAACTTGGTTAA
- the purK gene encoding 5-(carboxyamino)imidazole ribonucleotide synthase, whose protein sequence is MINLVKPLLPGAVIGIVGGGQLGRMMTISAKEMGFRVGVLDPAEDCPTAQVADWHIVAAYDDVFALEEMARRCDVITYEFENVSVDALNAIIYSANVPQGTDLLAITQDRLMEKAFLEENNIVIAPYETIISPTDIQDAIDSIGYPCVLKTTRGGYDGKGQYVLYSTADLAPSMNLLRSGTCELEAWIPFEKEISVMVAGNGSGEFMVFPVVENIHRNNILHETIAPARVATEVSQEAQRIARVIAKALDLRGVLAIEMFLTKTGSIYVNELAPRPHNSGHYSIEACSQSQFDAHIRGICGWPLGEVKLLSDAVMVNILGDELGETYDLIARKPNWQFHYYGKAQAKSGRKMGHITITTDDIYGTLEEIYQTNIWD, encoded by the coding sequence GTGATCAACTTGGTTAAGCCTTTATTACCAGGAGCTGTAATTGGGATTGTCGGTGGCGGACAACTAGGTCGAATGATGACCATTAGTGCAAAGGAAATGGGTTTTCGTGTTGGTGTTTTAGATCCAGCCGAAGACTGTCCAACAGCGCAAGTGGCAGATTGGCATATTGTTGCAGCATATGACGATGTTTTTGCTTTAGAAGAAATGGCACGACGCTGTGATGTAATTACTTATGAATTTGAAAATGTGAGCGTTGATGCATTAAATGCGATTATTTATAGCGCCAATGTCCCACAAGGAACAGATCTTTTAGCAATTACCCAAGACCGTTTAATGGAAAAAGCATTCTTGGAAGAAAATAATATTGTTATTGCTCCTTATGAAACAATCATTAGCCCAACTGATATTCAAGATGCTATTGACAGTATCGGTTATCCTTGTGTGTTAAAAACCACGCGGGGAGGTTATGACGGAAAAGGACAGTATGTTTTATATAGTACTGCTGATTTGGCGCCGTCCATGAATCTATTGCGTTCAGGTACTTGTGAACTAGAAGCGTGGATTCCTTTTGAAAAAGAAATTTCCGTGATGGTTGCTGGTAATGGCAGCGGTGAATTTATGGTGTTTCCAGTAGTAGAAAATATCCATCGTAACAATATTTTACATGAAACGATTGCGCCAGCACGAGTTGCAACCGAAGTTTCACAAGAAGCACAACGAATTGCCAGAGTGATCGCAAAAGCGCTGGATTTACGAGGTGTTTTGGCCATTGAAATGTTTTTAACCAAAACAGGTAGCATTTATGTTAATGAATTAGCGCCTCGGCCGCATAATTCTGGTCACTATTCTATTGAAGCTTGCAGCCAAAGCCAATTTGACGCCCATATACGTGGGATTTGTGGTTGGCCACTAGGTGAAGTCAAATTATTAAGTGATGCTGTTATGGTCAATATCTTAGGTGATGAGCTAGGGGAAACCTATGACTTGATTGCACGAAAACCCAATTGGCAGTTTCATTATTATGGAAAAGCACAAGCAAAATCTGGCCGTAAAATGGGACACATTACCATTACCACAGATGATATTTATGGCACCTTAGAGGAAATCTACCAAACCAATATTTGGGATTAG
- the purB gene encoding adenylosuccinate lyase translates to MLERYTRPEMGAIWTDENRYKAWLEVEILADEAWAELGEIPKDDVKKIREHATFDIPRILEIEEETRHDVVAFTRAVSESLGEERKWVHYGLTSTDVVDTAYGYLLKQANDILRKDLQNFLEIIGNKAIEHKNTVCMGRTHGVHAEPTTFGLKLATWYSEMKRNIERFDHAAKAVEAGKISGAVGTFANIPPFIEEYVCEHLEIRSQEISTQVLPRDLHAEYFAAMGLIATSIERFATEIRGLQKSETREVEEYFAKGQKGSSAMPHKRNPIGSENMCGLARVIRGHMLTAYENVPLWHERDISHSSAERIIVPDTTILLNYMLNRFGNIVKNLTVFPENMKRNMDATFGLIYSQRVMLKLIDKGMTREAAYDLVQPKTAFAWDHQTAFRPLLEEDEKITSILSNKDLDDAFDYHYHLKNVDAIFKRVGLE, encoded by the coding sequence ATGTTAGAACGTTATACACGCCCCGAAATGGGTGCAATTTGGACAGATGAAAATCGTTATAAAGCGTGGTTAGAAGTAGAAATTTTAGCTGATGAAGCTTGGGCTGAATTAGGTGAAATCCCAAAAGATGATGTAAAAAAAATTCGCGAACATGCAACATTTGATATTCCAAGAATTTTAGAAATTGAAGAGGAAACGCGGCATGACGTGGTTGCCTTTACCAGAGCAGTCTCAGAAAGTTTAGGAGAAGAACGCAAGTGGGTACATTACGGCTTAACGAGTACCGATGTCGTTGACACAGCTTACGGTTACTTATTAAAACAAGCTAATGATATTTTACGCAAAGACTTACAAAACTTTTTAGAAATTATCGGCAATAAAGCTATCGAGCACAAAAACACAGTCTGTATGGGTCGGACGCACGGTGTCCACGCAGAACCAACTACTTTTGGCTTAAAATTAGCTACTTGGTATTCTGAAATGAAGCGAAATATCGAACGCTTTGATCATGCTGCCAAAGCAGTTGAAGCTGGCAAAATTTCTGGTGCAGTGGGAACATTTGCAAACATTCCGCCTTTTATTGAAGAATATGTCTGTGAACACTTGGAAATTCGGTCCCAAGAAATCTCAACACAAGTATTGCCTCGCGATTTACATGCAGAGTACTTTGCTGCAATGGGATTAATTGCAACTAGTATCGAACGTTTTGCTACTGAAATTCGTGGATTACAAAAATCTGAAACAAGAGAAGTAGAGGAGTATTTTGCCAAAGGTCAAAAAGGCTCATCTGCTATGCCGCACAAACGTAATCCGATTGGCTCTGAAAATATGTGTGGACTGGCGCGGGTGATTCGTGGTCATATGCTAACTGCCTATGAAAACGTACCGTTGTGGCACGAGCGGGATATTTCTCACTCTTCAGCAGAACGTATCATTGTTCCGGATACAACAATTTTATTGAACTATATGTTAAATCGTTTTGGCAACATCGTTAAAAATTTGACAGTCTTTCCGGAAAATATGAAACGAAATATGGATGCTACTTTTGGCCTGATTTACAGTCAACGGGTAATGTTAAAGTTAATTGATAAAGGAATGACCCGAGAAGCAGCATATGATTTGGTACAACCAAAAACTGCCTTTGCATGGGATCATCAAACGGCTTTTCGACCTTTGTTAGAAGAAGATGAAAAAATCACTTCTATTTTAAGTAATAAGGACTTAGATGATGCCTTTGATTATCATTACCACCTTAAAAATGTAGATGCAATCTTTAAACGTGTCGGTCTAGAATAA
- the purC gene encoding phosphoribosylaminoimidazolesuccinocarboxamide synthase produces MQKKELRYAGKAKKLYTTDDPTVYWVEYLDQATALNGAKKDQVSGKGALNNQITSLIFQQLKNEGIPSHFVGKISKTEQLIECVEIIPLEVVVRNTAAGSFSKRLQVAEGTPLSFPVVEFYYKEDKLDDPFINDDHVKLLKLATGKEINDIKHLARNVNVALQRIFAQIGIKLIDFKIEIGRTTSGQLLLADEISPDTCRLWDLATNEHLDKDIYRRDLGDLVPVYEEVLKRLENQFLVEEQ; encoded by the coding sequence ATGCAAAAAAAAGAATTACGTTACGCCGGCAAAGCTAAAAAACTTTATACGACTGACGATCCAACTGTTTATTGGGTAGAATATCTTGACCAAGCTACTGCGTTAAATGGCGCTAAAAAAGATCAAGTATCTGGCAAAGGGGCACTAAATAATCAAATTACCAGCTTAATTTTCCAACAACTAAAAAACGAAGGAATTCCCTCTCATTTTGTCGGAAAAATATCAAAAACCGAACAATTGATAGAATGTGTAGAAATAATTCCACTGGAAGTTGTTGTTCGGAACACTGCTGCAGGTAGCTTCTCAAAACGATTACAAGTTGCAGAAGGAACACCCCTTAGTTTTCCGGTTGTAGAGTTTTATTACAAAGAAGATAAACTAGATGATCCATTCATTAATGACGATCACGTAAAGTTACTAAAATTAGCTACAGGCAAAGAGATTAACGATATTAAACATTTAGCTCGAAATGTAAATGTGGCGTTACAACGAATTTTTGCCCAAATTGGCATTAAATTAATTGACTTTAAAATTGAAATTGGACGCACCACTTCCGGGCAACTGCTCTTGGCGGATGAAATTTCACCAGATACTTGTCGACTTTGGGATTTGGCAACCAATGAACATTTAGATAAAGATATTTACCGACGTGATTTAGGGGATTTGGTTCCTGTTTATGAAGAAGTTTTAAAGCGTTTAGAAAATCAATTTTTAGTGGAGGAGCAATAG
- the purS gene encoding phosphoribosylformylglycinamidine synthase subunit PurS, translating into MYFVKVYVTYKESVLDPQGQAVKGAVHRMGYEEIDEIRIGKYFEIKVAKGDRPVEEMIENICDKLLANVNMETYRYEITAMEEV; encoded by the coding sequence ATGTATTTCGTAAAAGTTTATGTAACGTACAAAGAATCAGTTTTAGATCCACAAGGGCAAGCAGTTAAAGGTGCCGTTCATCGTATGGGTTATGAAGAAATTGATGAGATTCGCATCGGAAAATATTTTGAAATTAAAGTAGCTAAAGGCGATCGACCCGTTGAGGAAATGATTGAAAATATTTGTGACAAGTTACTTGCTAATGTCAACATGGAAACTTATCGTTACGAAATTACTGCAATGGAGGAAGTTTAA
- the purQ gene encoding phosphoribosylformylglycinamidine synthase subunit PurQ, whose translation MKFAVIVFPGSNCDMDMLWAIKDIMGSQAEYVRHDVNSLAGFDGVLLPGGFSYGDYLRCGAIARFSPIMAEVKRFAEEGKPVFGTCNGFQVLTEAGLLPGALIRNKSLHFVCKTTPLKVNNQTKFTSEYENDEVIKIPVAHGEGNYICDEKTLAKLKANNQIVFTYEEDVNGSMANIAGICNEAGNVMGMMPHPERAMEELLGSIDGRRFFASILKNFGKVPVK comes from the coding sequence ATGAAATTCGCCGTAATTGTATTTCCCGGCTCTAACTGTGATATGGATATGCTTTGGGCGATTAAAGATATAATGGGATCACAAGCCGAATATGTCCGTCATGATGTTAATTCTTTAGCGGGTTTTGACGGTGTGTTATTACCTGGGGGATTTTCATATGGTGATTACTTGCGCTGTGGTGCAATTGCTCGTTTTTCACCAATTATGGCTGAAGTGAAACGATTTGCCGAAGAAGGAAAGCCTGTATTTGGCACTTGTAATGGTTTTCAAGTGTTAACAGAGGCGGGCTTGTTACCGGGGGCTCTAATTCGGAACAAGTCGTTACACTTTGTTTGCAAGACGACACCTTTAAAGGTGAACAATCAAACAAAATTTACTTCTGAATATGAAAACGATGAGGTAATCAAAATCCCCGTCGCTCATGGGGAAGGCAATTATATCTGCGATGAAAAGACATTAGCAAAATTAAAAGCCAATAATCAAATTGTTTTTACGTATGAAGAAGATGTGAATGGCAGTATGGCAAATATCGCTGGCATTTGTAATGAAGCTGGTAATGTTATGGGAATGATGCCCCATCCAGAACGTGCGATGGAAGAATTATTAGGTTCAATAGATGGTCGTCGTTTTTTTGCCTCAATTTTGAAAAATTTTGGAAAGGTGCCAGTTAAATAA
- the purL gene encoding phosphoribosylformylglycinamidine synthase subunit PurL, whose translation MMKISEPTPQEIKERKIYAQWGLTDEEYQMISEDILGRLPNYTETGLFSVMWSEHCSYKNSKPVLRKFPTSGPQVLQGPGEGAGIVDIGDGQAVVFKAESHNHPSAVEPYEGAATGVGGIIRDIFSMGARPIAVLDSLRFGELNNSRTKYLLEEVVAGISGYGNCIGIPTVGGEVAFDPCYEGNPLVNAMCVGLIEHKDIQKGQAKGVGNAIMYVGAKTGRDGIHGATFASEEFVEGQEQQRSAVQVGDPFMEKLLLEACLELILEHQDILVGIQDMGAAGLVSSSSEMASKAGSGLKLYLDDVPQRETGMTPYEMMLSESQERMLICVKKGHEKEVEALFSKYELDAVTIGEVTDDGLYRLYHRGVEVANLPVDALAEEAPTYHKAYAEPARIKEFAKMADFTPVVEDATATLLQLLQQPTIASKKMIYETYDSQVRTNTVVAPGSDAAVLRVRGTKKALAMTTDCNARYLYLNPEIGGQIAVAEAARNIVASGGQPLAITDCLNYGSPDKPEGFWELWTSADGISEACRTLDTPVISGNVSLYNETDGKAIYPTPMIGMVGLIADSKNITTQDFKDADDLIYLVGETFADFNGTEIQKMQKGLIEGRLMNFDLANEKANQALVLNAIQKGLVVSAHDCAEGGLAIALAECTFKNGLGISVDVSMPKENLFSETQSRFVLSVKKTAQKDFEMLAKDKATLIGTVTNDGKIKINANDGNIAVATHTAKELWEEAIPCLMK comes from the coding sequence ATGATGAAAATAAGTGAACCAACACCACAAGAAATAAAAGAGCGTAAAATTTACGCGCAGTGGGGCTTAACTGATGAAGAATATCAGATGATTTCAGAAGATATTTTAGGGCGCTTACCTAATTATACTGAAACTGGTCTTTTTTCTGTCATGTGGAGTGAACATTGCTCTTATAAAAATTCAAAGCCCGTTTTACGCAAATTTCCAACTAGTGGACCCCAAGTTTTACAAGGACCTGGTGAAGGTGCTGGGATTGTTGACATTGGTGATGGCCAAGCGGTTGTTTTTAAAGCGGAAAGTCACAATCATCCGTCAGCTGTTGAACCTTATGAAGGCGCAGCTACCGGGGTTGGTGGAATTATTCGCGATATTTTTAGTATGGGAGCACGTCCGATTGCAGTTTTAGATTCTTTGCGTTTTGGCGAGCTGAATAATTCCCGCACAAAATATTTATTAGAAGAAGTGGTCGCTGGAATTTCAGGTTATGGTAACTGTATTGGAATCCCGACTGTCGGCGGCGAAGTAGCCTTTGATCCTTGCTATGAAGGCAATCCGTTAGTTAATGCTATGTGCGTTGGGTTAATTGAGCACAAAGATATTCAAAAAGGCCAAGCTAAAGGTGTCGGAAATGCAATTATGTACGTGGGGGCCAAAACAGGACGTGATGGTATTCACGGCGCAACCTTTGCCTCAGAAGAATTTGTTGAAGGCCAAGAACAACAACGTTCAGCTGTTCAAGTAGGCGATCCGTTTATGGAAAAATTATTGCTAGAAGCTTGTCTAGAACTAATTTTAGAACACCAAGATATTTTAGTTGGCATTCAGGATATGGGGGCGGCCGGTCTGGTATCTTCCAGTTCAGAAATGGCTTCAAAAGCTGGTTCTGGTTTAAAACTATATTTAGATGATGTACCACAACGGGAAACGGGTATGACCCCTTATGAAATGATGTTATCTGAATCACAAGAGCGCATGTTAATTTGTGTGAAAAAAGGACATGAAAAAGAAGTTGAAGCGCTCTTTAGTAAATATGAGTTAGATGCAGTCACGATTGGTGAAGTAACTGATGATGGTTTATATCGTTTGTATCATCGTGGTGTTGAAGTAGCGAATTTACCTGTCGATGCGCTAGCAGAAGAGGCACCGACCTATCATAAAGCATACGCAGAACCAGCGCGAATCAAAGAATTTGCGAAAATGGCTGATTTTACGCCAGTAGTAGAAGACGCTACGGCTACTTTATTACAACTTTTACAACAACCTACTATTGCTTCTAAAAAAATGATTTATGAAACTTATGATTCACAAGTACGTACGAATACCGTAGTAGCACCAGGAAGTGATGCTGCTGTTTTACGGGTACGTGGGACAAAAAAGGCTTTGGCGATGACGACGGATTGTAATGCGCGCTATTTATATTTGAACCCAGAAATTGGCGGACAAATTGCCGTTGCCGAAGCGGCACGAAATATTGTTGCAAGTGGTGGACAGCCACTTGCGATTACCGATTGCTTAAATTATGGCTCGCCAGACAAACCAGAAGGATTTTGGGAACTATGGACCTCAGCTGATGGAATCAGCGAAGCTTGCCGCACTTTGGATACGCCGGTTATTTCGGGGAATGTTTCTTTATATAACGAAACAGACGGCAAAGCAATTTATCCAACGCCAATGATTGGAATGGTTGGTTTAATTGCTGATAGTAAAAATATTACTACCCAAGACTTTAAGGACGCAGATGACTTAATTTATCTTGTGGGGGAGACGTTTGCTGATTTTAACGGAACTGAAATCCAAAAAATGCAAAAAGGTCTAATTGAAGGTAGACTTATGAATTTTGATTTAGCAAATGAAAAAGCCAATCAAGCTTTGGTTTTAAATGCTATTCAAAAAGGACTTGTAGTCAGTGCACATGATTGTGCTGAGGGTGGTTTGGCGATTGCGTTAGCCGAGTGCACGTTTAAAAATGGTTTGGGAATTTCAGTTGATGTTTCAATGCCAAAAGAAAACTTATTTTCAGAAACACAATCTCGTTTTGTTTTATCAGTGAAAAAGACAGCTCAAAAAGATTTTGAAATGTTAGCAAAAGATAAAGCAACTTTGATTGGGACAGTCACTAATGATGGAAAAATTAAAATTAATGCAAATGACGGCAACATTGCAGTTGCAACGCACACTGCCAAAGAACTTTGGGAGGAAGCAATTCCATGTCTTATGAAGTAA
- the purF gene encoding amidophosphoribosyltransferase, whose translation MSYEVKSLNEECGIFGVWGHPDAARVTYFGLHSLQHRGQEGAGIVSNDAGKLYGYRELGLLSEVFKDDRQLAQLKGNAAIGHVRYATAGNGSVDNIQPFLFKFYDCSVGLAHNGNLTNACSLRTELERDGAIFHSNSDTEILMHLIRRSKKETWLDQLKEALNQVKGGFAYILMREDCMIAALDANGFRPLAIGKMKNGAYVVASETCALEVSGAEFVRDVQPGEIIIINDDGVKIEHFTKDTQHAICSMEYVYFARPDSNIAGVNVHTARKNMGRNLAKEAPVAADMVIGVPNSSLSAASGYAEASGIPYELGLVKNQYVARTFIQPTQELREQGVRMKLSAVRGVVAGKKVIMVDDSIVRGTTSRRIVDLLKEAGAKEVHVRIASPPLKYPCFYGIDIQTRKELIAANHSVEEIRQVIGADSLSYLSEEGLINAIGLDFDAPYGGLCMAYFNGDYPTPLYDYQEKYQASLKEQTSFF comes from the coding sequence ATGTCTTATGAAGTAAAAAGTTTGAATGAAGAATGTGGCATTTTTGGCGTCTGGGGTCACCCAGACGCTGCGCGTGTCACTTATTTTGGTCTCCATAGTTTGCAACACCGCGGTCAAGAAGGAGCGGGAATTGTTTCAAACGATGCCGGCAAATTGTACGGCTATCGTGAATTGGGGTTATTGTCTGAAGTTTTTAAAGACGATAGACAGCTCGCACAATTAAAAGGAAATGCGGCGATTGGCCACGTGCGATATGCGACGGCCGGTAATGGTAGCGTTGATAACATCCAACCCTTTTTGTTTAAATTTTATGACTGTTCTGTCGGTCTTGCCCACAATGGTAATTTGACCAATGCTTGTAGTTTACGGACAGAATTAGAACGTGATGGCGCGATTTTTCATTCTAATTCTGATACTGAAATTTTAATGCATCTGATTCGGCGGAGTAAAAAAGAAACGTGGTTGGATCAATTAAAAGAAGCGTTAAACCAAGTTAAAGGCGGTTTTGCCTACATTTTAATGCGGGAAGACTGCATGATTGCAGCGCTTGATGCCAATGGGTTTCGTCCTTTGGCCATCGGGAAGATGAAAAACGGGGCTTATGTGGTGGCCTCTGAAACATGTGCTTTAGAAGTTAGCGGGGCAGAATTTGTTCGTGATGTACAACCCGGAGAAATTATCATCATTAATGATGATGGGGTTAAAATCGAACATTTCACTAAAGATACCCAACATGCTATCTGTTCGATGGAATATGTCTATTTTGCGCGACCAGATTCCAATATTGCCGGAGTAAATGTTCACACAGCAAGAAAAAATATGGGGCGAAATTTAGCCAAAGAAGCACCAGTAGCAGCCGATATGGTCATTGGTGTGCCCAATTCTTCTTTATCAGCTGCTAGTGGCTATGCAGAAGCTTCAGGTATTCCTTATGAACTGGGATTGGTGAAAAATCAATATGTAGCCCGCACGTTTATTCAACCAACTCAAGAATTAAGAGAGCAAGGAGTGCGGATGAAATTATCAGCTGTTCGAGGAGTAGTTGCTGGTAAAAAGGTAATTATGGTGGACGATTCGATTGTAAGAGGAACTACCAGCCGCAGGATTGTGGATTTACTAAAAGAAGCTGGTGCCAAGGAAGTGCACGTCAGAATTGCTTCACCACCTTTAAAATATCCTTGTTTTTATGGCATTGATATTCAAACAAGAAAAGAATTAATTGCGGCCAATCATTCGGTAGAAGAAATTCGTCAAGTGATAGGAGCCGACTCGTTAAGTTATTTAAGCGAAGAGGGTTTGATTAACGCCATTGGATTAGATTTTGATGCCCCATATGGCGGTTTATGTATGGCCTATTTTAACGGGGACTATCCAACCCCTTTATACGATTACCAAGAAAAATATCAGGCTTCATTAAAAGAACAAACTTCATTTTTCTAA
- the purM gene encoding phosphoribosylformylglycinamidine cyclo-ligase has translation MANAYAKAGVDVNAGYEVVERIKKHVKKTERLGVMGALGGFGGCFDLSSLGVKEPVLISGTDGVGTKLMVAFKADKHDTIGIDCVAMCVNDIVAQGAEPLYFLDYLATGKNEPARLEQVVAGVANGCLEAGAALIGGETAEMPGMYATDEYDLAGFAVGVAEKSQIVTGENIKAGDILLGLPSTGIHSNGFSLVRKIFFTEHNLSEAKKIAALGDKPLGEVLLTPTKIYVKSILPLVKENLVNGIAHITGGGFVENIPRMLKENVAVEITEGTWPVLPIFDVLEDYGKINHAEMFEIFNMGIGMVLAVSPEKVEQVKQILAALNEPCYEIGRIVEKTKDTPLLTIHEEKK, from the coding sequence GTGGCCAATGCATATGCAAAAGCTGGCGTTGATGTGAACGCTGGGTATGAAGTAGTAGAGCGAATCAAAAAACATGTGAAAAAAACGGAACGTCTAGGTGTGATGGGTGCGCTAGGTGGTTTTGGTGGTTGTTTTGATTTAAGTAGCTTAGGTGTAAAAGAACCCGTTTTAATTTCCGGGACTGATGGTGTCGGGACTAAACTAATGGTAGCTTTTAAAGCGGATAAACACGACACTATTGGTATTGATTGTGTGGCGATGTGTGTAAATGATATCGTTGCGCAAGGAGCAGAACCTTTGTATTTCTTAGATTATTTGGCAACTGGCAAAAACGAACCTGCTCGCTTGGAACAAGTAGTTGCAGGTGTGGCAAACGGGTGTCTTGAAGCTGGTGCGGCTTTAATTGGTGGTGAAACTGCTGAAATGCCAGGTATGTATGCAACAGATGAATACGATTTAGCTGGCTTTGCAGTAGGTGTAGCCGAAAAAAGTCAAATAGTAACTGGCGAAAATATCAAAGCAGGCGATATTTTGTTAGGATTGCCCTCAACCGGAATTCACTCAAACGGTTTTTCGCTCGTTCGAAAAATTTTCTTTACCGAACATAATTTAAGTGAAGCTAAAAAGATTGCTGCGCTAGGGGATAAACCGTTAGGCGAAGTTCTCTTAACCCCAACTAAAATTTATGTGAAATCAATCCTCCCGCTAGTAAAAGAAAATTTGGTGAACGGCATTGCCCACATTACCGGTGGCGGTTTTGTAGAAAATATTCCGCGGATGTTAAAGGAAAATGTTGCTGTTGAAATTACAGAAGGTACCTGGCCAGTTTTACCAATTTTTGACGTGTTGGAAGATTATGGCAAAATCAATCACGCTGAAATGTTTGAAATTTTCAATATGGGAATTGGTATGGTATTGGCAGTAAGTCCCGAAAAAGTGGAACAAGTTAAGCAGATTTTAGCAGCTTTAAATGAACCTTGTTATGAAATTGGTCGAATTGTCGAAAAAACAAAAGACACGCCTTTACTTACGATCCACGAGGAAAAAAAATGA